ATATATCCTTATTTACTGTAAATTTCTTACACTGAATATTTCCCtataatatattcttatttactataactatttctaaatattttccgCCTATCCTAATTGTTATCCAACCCTTATGATTACCTCCCACCTTATACCCTAACATAATGAGTAGAATAATCCTTCATGTCTTACCTGCAAGACTTTCCAGAAAGAAATTCAATAGGAGAACTAAATAGTTTACCAATAGCCTGTCCTAAGCCCGAAGCAAAGGATTCAATGACCTTGCCCATATTCAAGAATCAAAGAGCTGTAGGAgatattcatgaagagttaatACTACTTATTACCAATGCAAAGTATTCAGTGAGGGTTTTAGCAGAACACTGATGGGAATGCACTCAGGAAGAATCCAATAAATATCCTTGATTTGAATATTATAGCCTGTGATGTTCTCAATATCCAAAACCTAACTTTGACACAGTCTATTTGCATGGTTAAAGCTTATAattaatatctttatatttaacataaaaataaaaacacatagATGTGTATATTGATTTAAATCAAAGAGAGTACATTAAGAGAGAATGGTGCATTAGCATCGAAGCATCTATGTTCTGTTTTATGGTGCATGTGCGTTCCTTGTACGCAGTGTGTACAGTTATTTTTACTACACCTTTTTACATCTCGGGAGTCTCACATCCTAGCTCAATTCCTGGAATGCGACTTACAATATGTTGGACAACTTTTGCTAAATGCCAATTGGTTTAAGATGAAATCTGACATTACAAAAGGTATTATTGCAATGTAACCAAACAAAGCAAATAGACTAACATTGTTACAAAGCTATCTTGTATTCATACAGTACTAGATCAACCAATATGTGAAATGAAACACAACAATCCGAACTAAAAGTTTTAGCTTTAAATAGATGCTCATCCTCTTTATATTATCACGGGGtattaaagaagaagaaaataaaagattccAAAGATGCATACTTGCAAATCAGTTGATCTCAATGAAAACAGCCATACGCGGAATCAGATTGAACAGAATCAATGTCCCAACAAGCTTGGGTCCCCTATATACTCCGCAATTTGCTCAAGCTTCACATTTAGCAGCTCATGGGTATCAGCATCCCTAACAATGGCCATTTCCCGCTCCAAATCCCTCTCCACCAGACTCCCAAATACACCCTTGTATTTACCAGCCAACACAAGCACAGGTCCCCCACGTTTCGGAATTGCCGTCTCCAGAAAATCTTGGGACACCCCTTGAACAATCTCCCTGCTCTCATCCATTGATACATCACAAGTGGTAGGTCCAACAACATCCAGAATCTCCCCCTTCTTCAAATACAACCGCCCTCCTTTCAAATCCCTGCTAATCACCCTCACCCGAATGTGACTAGTAAGCCAAGAAACCTTCCTCTGATCCACCACTCTCCTCTCCTCTCTCCTACCACCATCCATTCTCTTCTCCTCAACCATATCCCTACGACCCACCCCTTTCCTCTCCTCTCTCCGACTAACATCCACTCTATTCTCCAACTCATCCCTGTCGCGCTTCCTTTTTGGCCCTCTATCCTCACGCTGAATCTTCGACTCCTTCAATTTCCTCAAACACCTCTCTTCATCCTTAGAACCCAATTCAGCAACATCCCCCACCTTCACTTTCACCTTCTCTTCACTTCTGGATAGCTCCAAAACAAGATAATCATCACCGATACTAGACACAACAGTACCCTTCCTCCCAGCATCTCTTCCCCCAACAACCCTaacaaccttctccttcttctcattcttcttcttgtCCTTGTCATTGCTACTCCGAACCAGCGCAGCAGGAGCATCACCAACAAAACCCAATCCTTCCTTAGCAGTTCTCCGCTTGATCTCAGTAATCTTCACGTCCTCCTTCGCGTTCTTTCCAATCCCCATCCCTTCCTTCCACCCGTAGCCGGCCAGCAGCGCCGCGCCAAAACCCTCGACTGGGACATCCTTGAACTCGTCGAACCCCCGATCCTCCGGTAACCTCTCCATGTCGTCCTTCAGCTTCTGCAGCATCGTACCGTCCACCGGAACGCGGCGCGGCGGCGGCGGAAGTGCGATGCTGTTGTTTTGCTCAGTTTTTTTGTCGGTGCGGAGGTTGAGGCCATAGGAGACGTCGGAGTCGGGTTGGCCGTCGACGGCGTGGACTTCGAATGTAAGGGGTTCGGATTCAGGGTCGGCGGTGGGGAGGTGGAGgttcttcatcttcttaaaGGGTTTCCATTCGTTTTGGATTGGCTGAATTAGGATTTTGGGGGCGAGGGAGGGAGCGGGTTTGGAAGGATCGAATTCGGTGATGAGATGTTTGGATCCGTCAGCGTCGTTTTGGGCGGTGGAAGTGTCGTCTAAGGTATTGATGGGTTTGGGTTTCGATTGGGATTTCGATGAGGGGACGGAAAACGAAAGCTTCATTCTTTCGCTTCTTCTTTCACGAATCAGATCGAATCGAGAAGAAGATGGTGATCGACCAGCACCAATTAGGGTTCTTCTAACGTTAAGGTTGTGTTCGTGTGCGGGGATTTGAATGAAATTGAGGGAATTTGAaagtattgtttattttttttagtgaatttgaaagtaaaatattttgaaaattagtgtaggatttgattcacgtgttatatttaaaaacttttgttttattaatagaaattaaagattattaaaatatttttaataattaaagtaatataaaattataatggttaatgttatatttaaatataaaaatgtttataaagaaaaaaaataaaattaatttttaaaatttaaaaagttgtaatttaataaaatgaaataatttttaataattttagttatttagtaaattgaaataattttctttataagagagaaaaaatataaaaattaattttgaaaataaaataaaattgtatttgagtagaataaataattatgtgatatttaattattgttattaataagatattcaattaagtaaaaataaaatcatgtaattagttattatatattttatttctttaattaattattcacttaatctagtaaataaaatattatttaataatagcatttaagatatttaaaacatattttatcatgTTAGATTTTCTGTCATTGAAGAGTTTTATGTCAGCAAGCAACTTGCACCTTTACCGTGAAGTTTCGAAGTTTGGAAATGCTTCAATGCTGGAACTAAATACAGTGCTTGAGAAATAAAGAAGCTTGGAATCGAATACGATGGCTGTAACCGAATAAAACACCGCATGAACtttcgtcttcttcttcatggTAGACATCTCTCTCATTTCCTTCCTCTCTTTCTCCACTTTACTTTTTGTCTGGATTTTTATGCTGGCATTCTCCTCAACCCGAAGTCACCATTTTACACGTCTTCAACATGCAACAACGAGATAAATGTGTGCGAGAAACATTACCTCACGAAGATCTTCACAGTTGATACTCTCCACAGCTGCTAGAGGGCATAAGACTTTTTGTTATAAATCATCGCAAATCTTTGCAAAACTGCGAGATGCTAAAAAGTGGACAATCTCGCAAATCCTTCCTTTTCCCCACTTTTCTTTCTTCGCAAATCAGCGCATGCAAACACAACAAATCTGTGCAAATCCATCCTTGCTAATTCTCGCATACATTAAATCAGCTCAAACGAACAAAGGCTAACTCTTTCTAAGGTTAGTGTGTGTGAGTTAGGTGGAAAATAGgcttaatatatttttcgtcCCCATTTTGAAATGGTTCTAATTGTTTTTAAACGTTCAATGTACTTCTAAACTTTGTAATTTCCGTtgaattaagtattttttttcaaaagtcatTTTAAATTGTCAATAGTTAAATGTGCAACAGTGAAATTAGTAAATGAAATATCATTTGACCGCGCTTGACACTTTAGACTTATTATTCCCTATTTGACTAGATGAATTGACTGATGAAGTCTTGTCATGTGTGAGTTCCTTCCCTAcctaaaattaaagttttagattGGAGGGAAAAGCTTCTTGCATCGCTATTGAGAATGCGACTTGCTTATGCTGCTGTAAAGATGATTCACGTTTTCTCTGGTCGGATGGCGATGGGAATGGAGGTGGAGGTTTCAGATTGATGATGCAAGGGAATTCTGCTCCTATGTCGCGAGAAGAAAATCCATGGCATTAATGGATGTCAGGTCGAAGACGGTGACAGTTCAAAGGTCCGCAAATTGGAGCGATTAtaggatttttgtttttgatttggGGATTTCTCCGTTTCTGATTTGTGCAGGGTAAATCGCGATTTAAGGTTCTTCTTCATAGAGGTGCGATATCGAGAAGATGTTTCTGAGTTTTTAGTTTGTGATTGTAGCTGGCCTCACTGGCGATTTGGGTTTTCTCTACTGTAGGTTGACGAAGACTATGGAGGAGGTTGAATGGATGACGCTTCTTACATTGGAGGTTGAAGTTTTATGATTGGAGTACCAATGGCATAATGTTTGGTGGCAGCACGAAGGTTGTGCAGTTACTATAGGGGTTACTTGTTTATACGCGAGAAACGTAACAAATTATGGTTTAAGACGACCCAAGGTTACTAGTGGTGGTAGTGGTACGTGATTAGAGTTAGGGTGGTGGTTCACTTTTGGATGGATGGTGGCAAATGATGGAGGATAGCATGATCAAAAATATACTTTCCAAACACAAAAATTCACTTCActatatctttaaaaaaaccCAAGTCAATTAATAAACGACATTTCATTAATTGATTACACTGTTGGACATTTTACATTTGTAAAAAATACTTAAACCtaaattacaaagtttaaaactacattaaacatttaaaaaaaaataatgaccatttcaaataaatataataaaaattgggATCGCGTGgaaactataaaaataagtatttgaGATTTTGATAATTAGTGTTTTTAAACGTGTTTAgttaaaatatagatttaatagctttttttttgtcttgagttttgtttaaatttgtcaATTAGGTTcaattttcgaaaaaaaaaagtgtgaaatGCTCTTGGTAAACAAAGTCACACAAAGTTTCttagttaaatatttaaggAATGCTAATTATACTCAAATAACactgtattttttaatttttttttcaaaattatctttttttaaaaaaaatatttaaaatagtgagATCTACCATGTTATTTTAATGTCAAAAATAAATAGACGtgttaaagtataatttttgaTATTTAAGAGTGATGATATGACAGAATCTCATACTCAGTTTCGAATATGATATGACAGAATCCATCTAGTAatgttgagaataattatacaGTCTTAATGcattttgttataaatgatttaacggttttgttttcttttaaaccgTTTTTATTATTCCCTTcgtttagattttatttatagagACTGCTAAGAACTTAGACGATAAATTATATCTGGTATTAAACTGTGTTATGGTATATTagtaaaattgtttcttttttcaattttgtttttagtgtATTCTTGTTTGTTACAATGGATTACCCAACTGATAGCATTGAGACtatgaatcataaaaaaaatatatagatgcTCAAATATTCAAATCTTAAAAAGATTGTATATgcccaaataaaatcaaatcattttttattgtaagCTGCATATATAATTCTGATTTCCTCTATTTCCCATCATTTCTTTCTAACAGGTTTGATgatttccaataaaaaaaaaatacaatattagaAACATCAAGTAAATTAATAGGTGCTaaaattgggttttttttttcttttgagggaataaattgagaaaatggACTAGATAATATTCTTGTTTGTGACATGTTAcctacaaaaaaatataaataatattcctAATATTTCTGGGAGAGATAAATATAATGGCCAAAAAGTAGCATAGGAGAGATGTATTGGACTAAGATGAAAATGTTAGGATATGCATACGACACAAGGATTACGAATGATATTCTCCAAAACCACAAGGCCCTGTTACTTCTACAGTAGAATCGAGAATTCATCTTCAGTTACACTTGACACCAATATTAGGAATGAACTCCTTCATGCTACAAGCTGAAACAGGATATGTGCAATATCTTACAAACCCAAGAATAAATTCTTAACATTCCAGATTCTCGTATAttccaaattttttttgttctttcatcCCGACAAATCAGAAACATACAGCGAGACAAAGTGGTT
This genomic interval from Vigna radiata var. radiata cultivar VC1973A chromosome 8, Vradiata_ver6, whole genome shotgun sequence contains the following:
- the LOC106772507 gene encoding protein MOS2, translated to MKLSFSVPSSKSQSKPKPINTLDDTSTAQNDADGSKHLITEFDPSKPAPSLAPKILIQPIQNEWKPFKKMKNLHLPTADPESEPLTFEVHAVDGQPDSDVSYGLNLRTDKKTEQNNSIALPPPPRRVPVDGTMLQKLKDDMERLPEDRGFDEFKDVPVEGFGAALLAGYGWKEGMGIGKNAKEDVKITEIKRRTAKEGLGFVGDAPAALVRSSNDKDKKKNEKKEKVVRVVGGRDAGRKGTVVSSIGDDYLVLELSRSEEKVKVKVGDVAELGSKDEERCLRKLKESKIQREDRGPKRKRDRDELENRVDVSRREERKGVGRRDMVEEKRMDGGRREERRVVDQRKVSWLTSHIRVRVISRDLKGGRLYLKKGEILDVVGPTTCDVSMDESREIVQGVSQDFLETAIPKRGGPVLVLAGKYKGVFGSLVERDLEREMAIVRDADTHELLNVKLEQIAEYIGDPSLLGH